One window of Helicobacter winghamensis ATCC BAA-430 genomic DNA carries:
- a CDS encoding shikimate kinase, which yields MNSTNCVLIGFMGSGKSTIARELHKQSGAFAIDSDALITYNENLSITEIFTQKGEAYFRELESKFCTFAAQNFKRTIISTGGGMPIFCNVKQMGKVFFLYLDFEAIFTRLNTEEISKRPLFTNKDSAFKLYNTRLETYKNSAHYCINANQTPQNIAQEILSLL from the coding sequence TTGAACTCTACTAATTGTGTGCTAATTGGCTTTATGGGAAGCGGTAAAAGCACGATTGCAAGGGAGCTTCACAAACAGAGTGGAGCGTTTGCAATAGATAGTGACGCACTCATTACCTACAATGAAAATCTAAGCATCACAGAGATTTTCACACAAAAAGGGGAAGCATATTTTAGAGAGTTAGAATCTAAATTTTGCACATTTGCCGCACAAAATTTTAAGCGCACTATCATCTCCACAGGCGGTGGAATGCCGATATTTTGTAATGTTAAACAAATGGGAAAAGTATTTTTCTTATATCTTGATTTTGAAGCAATTTTCACACGCTTAAATACCGAAGAAATCTCTAAACGCCCCCTTTTTACAAATAAAGATTCCGCCTTTAAACTCTACAATACACGCCTAGAAACCTACAAAAACTCTGCGCATTATTGCATTAATGCAAACCAAACCCCACAAAACATAGCGCAAGAAATCTTAAGTCTATTATGA
- a CDS encoding AMIN domain-containing protein codes for MKSLALILTLTLTLLHAQTEPQNTLPEIPKLSIDSNNQNKEQTEQNINNTKKALPNETSTEPTGIMENLAPKELANAQESNATKKARDPFTPIITPKDSGQITNAPQLDLFTKTELILPSTARKIKKITLEYQNLNGSITTLEKELEGDIDWHFPLVLSQEVQPKTHNIPEKESFALEEYFNFEITKNSIALNTHLTLLRDFTLASPTRLILDFKAPSKKPLKASFTPKIPTIPQVSLNSHLDFYRITLNLDGQYKYNLVKDTKTGNYSIELY; via the coding sequence ATGAAATCTTTAGCCCTTATTCTAACATTAACTTTAACGCTTTTACACGCGCAAACAGAACCGCAAAATACATTACCTGAAATCCCAAAACTAAGTATTGACAGCAATAATCAAAACAAAGAGCAAACAGAACAGAATATAAATAACACTAAAAAAGCTTTGCCTAATGAAACTTCTACAGAACCCACAGGGATTATGGAAAATCTAGCACCAAAGGAACTTGCAAACGCACAAGAAAGCAATGCGACAAAAAAAGCACGCGATCCTTTTACTCCTATTATTACACCAAAAGATAGCGGACAAATCACAAACGCTCCACAGCTTGATTTATTCACCAAAACAGAGCTTATCTTACCATCAACGGCAAGAAAAATTAAAAAAATCACTTTAGAATACCAAAACCTAAATGGCTCTATCACAACGCTAGAAAAAGAGCTAGAAGGTGATATTGACTGGCATTTTCCCCTAGTTTTAAGCCAAGAAGTGCAACCTAAAACACATAATATTCCAGAGAAAGAAAGCTTCGCCCTAGAGGAATATTTCAACTTTGAAATTACCAAAAATAGCATTGCTCTAAACACACACTTAACGCTTCTTAGAGACTTTACCCTTGCGTCCCCTACGCGTTTAATTCTAGATTTTAAAGCACCCAGCAAAAAACCCTTAAAAGCGTCTTTTACACCAAAGATTCCAACAATTCCACAAGTAAGCCTTAATTCACATTTAGACTTTTATCGCATTACACTAAATCTAGATGGGCAGTATAAATACAATTTAGTCAAAGATACAAAAACAGGAAATTACAGCATTGAACTCTACTAA
- a CDS encoding FtsB family cell division protein, protein MESLEFKRGGFYKLLPFFSFILLVCIVGVYIGNLLFGDNSFSVLLKINQKEAQMRQEVNRLMHENATLQKELFELKGLEPK, encoded by the coding sequence ATGGAATCTCTAGAGTTTAAAAGGGGGGGATTTTACAAACTTCTACCCTTTTTTAGCTTTATTTTGCTAGTTTGTATTGTGGGCGTGTATATTGGCAATTTGCTTTTTGGAGATAATTCCTTTAGCGTGCTTCTTAAAATCAACCAAAAGGAAGCGCAAATGCGCCAAGAAGTAAATCGTCTAATGCACGAAAATGCAACCTTACAAAAGGAACTTTTTGAATTGAAAGGATTAGAACCTAAATGA
- the eno gene encoding phosphopyruvate hydratase: protein MVYIDDINAQEVLDSRGNPTIKATALLSDGSIASAIVPSGASTGKREALELRDGDERFLGKGVLKACENVQTKIAEEIIGLSPYDQATIDNLLITLDGTENFSNLGANATLGVSMAVARVAAQSLNIPLYRYLGGANALTLPVPMLNIINGGSHADNTVDFQEYMIMPIGFDSFSEAMRASAEIYQHLKKILKDSKHITSIGDEGGFAPNLKNNEEPIQVILEAVKKAGYKEGEQIAIALDVASSEFVNDKGIYCLKGENRELCAEELIEYYEKLIAKYPIVSIEDGLSEDDWSGWEKLTQKLGHKVQLVGDDLFVTNAKILAQGINKNIANAVLIKPNQIGTISQTMQTIRLAQRNRYACIMSHRSGESEDSFIADFAVALNTGEIKTGSTARSERMAKYNRLLAIESELSSPVYLGKQLFK from the coding sequence ATGGTTTATATTGATGATATTAATGCGCAGGAAGTTTTAGATAGTCGTGGTAATCCAACCATTAAAGCAACCGCTCTTTTAAGTGATGGCAGCATTGCAAGTGCTATTGTACCAAGTGGTGCAAGCACTGGAAAAAGAGAAGCTCTAGAGTTAAGAGACGGGGATGAGCGATTTTTAGGCAAAGGTGTTTTAAAGGCTTGCGAAAATGTTCAAACAAAAATTGCTGAAGAAATCATAGGCTTAAGTCCTTATGATCAAGCAACTATTGACAATCTTTTAATCACATTAGATGGCACGGAGAATTTTTCAAATCTAGGCGCAAATGCAACATTAGGTGTTTCAATGGCAGTTGCAAGAGTTGCTGCACAAAGTTTGAATATCCCTTTATATCGCTATTTAGGGGGAGCAAATGCTCTTACACTGCCTGTGCCTATGCTAAATATCATTAATGGTGGTAGCCACGCAGATAACACAGTGGATTTTCAAGAATATATGATTATGCCAATAGGTTTTGATAGTTTTAGTGAAGCAATGCGTGCAAGTGCAGAAATTTATCAACATCTTAAAAAAATCCTAAAAGATTCTAAACATATCACAAGCATTGGTGATGAAGGTGGATTTGCTCCAAATCTTAAAAACAACGAAGAACCTATCCAAGTAATTTTAGAAGCGGTTAAAAAGGCAGGATATAAAGAAGGGGAACAAATTGCAATCGCGCTTGATGTTGCAAGTAGCGAATTTGTAAATGACAAAGGAATCTATTGCTTAAAAGGTGAAAATAGAGAATTATGCGCCGAAGAATTGATTGAATATTATGAAAAACTCATTGCTAAATATCCTATTGTATCTATTGAAGATGGCTTAAGTGAGGATGATTGGAGTGGCTGGGAGAAACTTACACAAAAACTAGGGCATAAGGTGCAACTTGTAGGCGATGATTTATTTGTTACAAATGCAAAAATTCTAGCACAAGGCATTAATAAAAATATCGCAAATGCAGTATTAATTAAGCCAAACCAAATTGGAACAATTAGCCAAACAATGCAAACAATCCGCCTAGCACAAAGAAATCGTTATGCTTGCATTATGAGCCACAGAAGCGGTGAAAGCGAAGATAGCTTTATTGCAGATTTTGCTGTTGCACTAAACACAGGCGAGATTAAAACAGGTTCTACTGCAAGAAGTGAGAGAATGGCAAAATACAATCGCCTTTTAGCCATTGAAAGTGAGCTTAGCTCCCCTGTGTATTTAGGAAAACAACTTTTTAAATAA
- the recA gene encoding recombinase RecA, whose amino-acid sequence MALDENKQKAIELAIKQIDKAFGKGALIRLGDKPVEKIDAISTGSLGLDIALGIGGIPKGRIIEVYGPESSGKTTLALQIVAECQKSGGICAFIDAEHALDVTYAKRLGVDVENLLVSQPDFGEQALEILETLTRSGGVDLIVIDSVAALTPKSEIEGDMGDQHVGLQARLMSQALRKVTGVIHKMNTTVIFINQIRMKIGVMGYGSPETTTGGNALKFYASVRIDVRRIAALKQGEQNIGNRVKAKVVKNKVAPPFRGAEFDIMFGEGISKEGELIDYGVKLDIVDKSGAWLSYGDKKLGQGKENAKVFLKENPEIAQEIEEKIKASISITDDLSNDGDTEE is encoded by the coding sequence ATAAAGCCTTTGGCAAGGGAGCTTTAATTAGGCTTGGCGATAAGCCTGTAGAAAAGATTGATGCCATTAGCACAGGCTCTTTAGGGTTAGATATTGCACTTGGTATTGGAGGAATTCCAAAAGGCAGAATTATTGAAGTGTATGGACCAGAAAGCTCAGGGAAAACGACACTTGCCTTACAAATTGTAGCAGAATGTCAAAAATCCGGTGGAATCTGTGCCTTTATTGATGCCGAACACGCTCTTGATGTAACTTATGCAAAGCGTTTAGGTGTAGATGTAGAAAACTTACTTGTTTCTCAACCAGATTTTGGAGAGCAAGCCTTAGAGATTTTAGAAACACTCACAAGAAGCGGTGGTGTGGATTTAATCGTTATTGACTCCGTGGCAGCTCTCACTCCAAAAAGTGAGATTGAAGGCGATATGGGTGACCAACATGTAGGACTTCAAGCGCGCTTAATGAGCCAAGCTCTCCGTAAAGTAACAGGTGTGATTCACAAAATGAACACCACAGTGATTTTTATCAACCAAATCCGTATGAAAATTGGTGTAATGGGCTATGGAAGCCCAGAAACAACAACAGGTGGTAATGCTTTGAAGTTTTATGCAAGTGTGCGCATTGATGTGCGTAGAATTGCCGCTTTAAAACAAGGCGAACAAAACATTGGAAATCGCGTTAAAGCAAAGGTTGTAAAAAACAAAGTTGCTCCACCCTTTAGGGGAGCAGAGTTTGATATTATGTTTGGGGAAGGAATTAGCAAGGAAGGTGAGCTAATTGATTATGGCGTCAAACTTGATATTGTAGATAAAAGTGGAGCATGGCTAAGTTATGGTGATAAAAAACTAGGACAAGGCAAGGAAAATGCAAAAGTATTCTTAAAAGAAAACCCAGAAATCGCACAAGAAATTGAAGAAAAAATAAAGGCTTCTATCTCAATCACTGATGATTTATCAAACGATGGTGATACTGAAGAATAA